One genomic window of Quercus lobata isolate SW786 chromosome 9, ValleyOak3.0 Primary Assembly, whole genome shotgun sequence includes the following:
- the LOC115960223 gene encoding serine/threonine-protein kinase MPS1 isoform X2, which produces MDREANLPVPAAKNIIRPPVKPPDTTPSSSSSSSPPDFLHHVHAAFKRHRPLATRQSNILRPRRMLVPQREASRDSGSSLGPMVDAKKSQDVISLSRGHMVKDSVGETKNMVTVLGEIQEDASITPPTISGTITKTFDESFNSFDAPRDHVKPITGCKDDKAIPLLHGESQQTDGQKKVQHSVGSNAVSQEMEWITSNQMEASTVVTHDSKHRNFQNLESEVSLRSDGGITSLLSKRTTAVQDQLHQFSRNFLSQPATQSSVIGSSCATSTSVHSTSAPMLNLTTCSSHLHRDSGSHVAVEPLGDFNMQSQNINQGNVVQLSNPSPKDTSGMLIEQKALAGKASNCAIDTQMEVKEYDQSKEQQGRVTKESNIPENPPLLDSSTKGKGYVGDVTNIQSQAPLSKSSSSDMKLEPSKSEKQERAASGKGASAPRKRNYDQDLFFKVNGKLYQRLGKIGSGGSSEVHKVISSDCTIYALKKIKLKGRDYATAFGFCQEIEYLNKLKGKNNIIQLIDYEVTDKALLHEVMNGSMSNKDGRVKDDGYIYMVLEYGEIDLAHMLSQKWNEMDGSYQTIDQNWLRFYWQQILQAVNTIHEERIVHSDLKPANFLLVKGSLKLIDFGIAKAIMSDTTNIQRDSQVGTLSYMSPEAFMCNENDANGNTIKCGRPSDIWSLGCILYQMVYGRTPFSEYKTFWAKFKVITDPNHEITYGPVSNPWLLDLMKKCLAWDRNERWRIPQLLQHPFLVPPVPPQLSSFKDQNCKLLQLIAETSSNDHEASMLCCQIQQLLSDPVQPVASQLLTSREQQCKSLSQMSKLCFLLQERLANSERKIEDLGM; this is translated from the exons ATGGACAGGGAGGCTAACCTTCCAGTTCCAGCAGCGAAGAATATAATCCGTCCGCCCGTGAAGCCACCAGATACGACgccttcctcctcctcctcctcttctccGCCCGACTTCCTCCACCATGTCCACGCCGCCTTCAAGCGCCACCGCCCTCTTG CCACAAGGCAGTCCAATATTTTAAGGCCTAGGCGGATGTTGGTTCCTCAAAGAGAAGCATCGAGAGATTCAGGTTCTAGTTTGGGTCCTATGGTAGATGCTAAGAAGTCTCAAGATGTGATCTCACTGAGCCGGGGTCATATGGTAAAGGATTCAGTCGGAGAAACTAAGAACATGGTGACTGTTCTTGGGGAAATTCAAGAAGATGCATCGATTACTCCACCTACCATTTCAGGCACTATAACCAAAACCTTTGATGAGAGCTTTAATTCATTTGATGCACCAAGAGATCACGTTAAACCCATTACAGGTTGTAAGGATGACAAAGCAATTCCTTTGTTGCATGGAGAATCTCAACAAACTGATGGTCAAAAAAAAGTTCAACATTCTGTTGGAAGCAATGCTGTCTCCCAGG AAATGGAATGGATCACGAGCAATCAAATGGAGGCATCAACTGTTGTTACTCATGACTCAAAGCACAGGAATTTTCAGAATCTAGAATCTGAAGTCAGTTTGAGGTCTGATGGTGGGATTACTTCTTTATTGTCAAAGAGAACCACTGCTGTTCAGGATCAGCTGCACCAGTTCAGCAGAAACTTTTTAAGCCAGCCTGCCACTCAGTCTTCAGTTATTGGGTCATCGTGTGCTACCTCAACATCTGTCCATTCAACTTCAGCACCCATGCTAAATTTAACAACCTGTAGCTCTCACCTGCATCGAGATAGCGGTTCTCATGTGGCAGTTGAACCTTTGGGAGATTTTAATATGCAATCTCAAAACATAAATCAGGGAAATGTGGTGCAGCTATCAAATCCTTCACCAAAGGACACCAGTGGAATGTTAATTGAACAGAAAGCCCTTGCAGGCAAAGCTTCTAACTGTGCTATTGATACCCAAATGGAAGTGAAGGAATATGACCAGTCTAAGGAGCAACAAGGCAGAGTAACAAAAGAAAGTAACATTCCTGAAAACCCTCCCCTGCTTGATAGCTCAACTAAAGGGAAAGGATATGTAGGTGATGTTACCAATATACAATCTCAGGCTCCCTTGTCCAAAAGCTCATCTTCAGATATGAAGTTGGAGCCTTCTAAATCAGAAAAACAAGAGAGGGCTGCAAGTGGGAAAGGTGCATCAGCTCCTCGTAAAAGGAATTATGATCAGGACTTGTTCTTCAAAGTCAATGGCAAGCTCTATCAAAGGCTTGGAAAGATAGGTAGTGGAGGAAGCAGTGAGGTCCACAAAGTTATCTCATCGGACTGTACAAtctatgcattaaaaaaaatcaagctcaaaggtcgTGATTACGCAACTGCATTTGGTTTCTGTCAAGAAATTGAGtatttaaataagttgaaagGAAAGAACAACATTATACAGCTGATTGACTATGAG GTGACAGATAAGGCTTTGCTCCATGAAGTGATGAATGGTTCCATGAGTAATAAAGATGGCAGAGTCAAGGATGATGGGTATATATACATGGTACTTGAATATGGGGAAATTGATTTGGCGCACATGCTATCCCAGAAGTGGAATGAAATGGATGGCTCCTATCAGACCATAGATCAGAATTGGCTCCGCTTCTACTGGCAG CAAATTCTTCAGGCTGTAAATACTATACATGAGGAACGTATAGTGCACTCTGATCTGAAGCCAGCTAATTTCCTTCTTGTCAAGGGTTCCCTAAAGCTGATAGATTTTGGGATTGCCAAAGCCATAATGAGCGATACCACCAACATCCAAAGGGATTCACAG GTGGGTACACTGAGCTACATGTCTCCTGAGGCATTCATGTGCAATGAAAATGATGCAAATGGAAACACCATAAAGTGTGGTCGGCCATCAGACATCTGGTCCCTTGGCTGCATCCTTTATCAAATGGTATATGGCAGGACCCCCTTTTCTGAGTACAAGACATTCTGGGCCAAGTTCAAAGTTATAACAGATCCAAATCATGAGATTACGTATGGACCGGTTTCTAATCCTTGGCTTCTTGATCTTATGAAAAAGTGTCTTGCATGGGACCGTAACGAAAGGTGGAGGATTCCCCAACTGCTTCAGCACCCTTTCCTTGTTCCCCCTGTTCCACCCCAGCTATCATCTTTTAAAGACCAAAACTGTAAACTACTTCAACTTATAGCTGAAACTAGTTCTAATGACCATGAAGCATCAATGCTATGCTGTCAGATCCAACAACTGCTTAGCGACCCAGTTCAGCCAGTAGCATCTCAGTTACTAACGTCACGAGAGCAACAATGCAAGTCACTCTCCCAAATGTCAAAACTTTGCTTTCTGCTTCAGGAACGTTTAGCAAACTCagagagaaaaattgaagaTCTGGGAATGTAA
- the LOC115960223 gene encoding serine/threonine-protein kinase MPS1 isoform X1 — MDREANLPVPAAKNIIRPPVKPPDTTPSSSSSSSPPDFLHHVHAAFKRHRPLATRQSNILRPRRMLVPQREASRDSGSSLGPMVDAKKSQDVISLSRGHMVKDSVGETKNMVTVLGEIQEDASITPPTISGTITKTFDESFNSFDAPRDHVKPITGCKDDKAIPLLHGESQQTDGQKKVQHSVGSNAVSQGADDGMATGLENLSSHMGSLALTEMEWITSNQMEASTVVTHDSKHRNFQNLESEVSLRSDGGITSLLSKRTTAVQDQLHQFSRNFLSQPATQSSVIGSSCATSTSVHSTSAPMLNLTTCSSHLHRDSGSHVAVEPLGDFNMQSQNINQGNVVQLSNPSPKDTSGMLIEQKALAGKASNCAIDTQMEVKEYDQSKEQQGRVTKESNIPENPPLLDSSTKGKGYVGDVTNIQSQAPLSKSSSSDMKLEPSKSEKQERAASGKGASAPRKRNYDQDLFFKVNGKLYQRLGKIGSGGSSEVHKVISSDCTIYALKKIKLKGRDYATAFGFCQEIEYLNKLKGKNNIIQLIDYEVTDKALLHEVMNGSMSNKDGRVKDDGYIYMVLEYGEIDLAHMLSQKWNEMDGSYQTIDQNWLRFYWQQILQAVNTIHEERIVHSDLKPANFLLVKGSLKLIDFGIAKAIMSDTTNIQRDSQVGTLSYMSPEAFMCNENDANGNTIKCGRPSDIWSLGCILYQMVYGRTPFSEYKTFWAKFKVITDPNHEITYGPVSNPWLLDLMKKCLAWDRNERWRIPQLLQHPFLVPPVPPQLSSFKDQNCKLLQLIAETSSNDHEASMLCCQIQQLLSDPVQPVASQLLTSREQQCKSLSQMSKLCFLLQERLANSERKIEDLGM; from the exons ATGGACAGGGAGGCTAACCTTCCAGTTCCAGCAGCGAAGAATATAATCCGTCCGCCCGTGAAGCCACCAGATACGACgccttcctcctcctcctcctcttctccGCCCGACTTCCTCCACCATGTCCACGCCGCCTTCAAGCGCCACCGCCCTCTTG CCACAAGGCAGTCCAATATTTTAAGGCCTAGGCGGATGTTGGTTCCTCAAAGAGAAGCATCGAGAGATTCAGGTTCTAGTTTGGGTCCTATGGTAGATGCTAAGAAGTCTCAAGATGTGATCTCACTGAGCCGGGGTCATATGGTAAAGGATTCAGTCGGAGAAACTAAGAACATGGTGACTGTTCTTGGGGAAATTCAAGAAGATGCATCGATTACTCCACCTACCATTTCAGGCACTATAACCAAAACCTTTGATGAGAGCTTTAATTCATTTGATGCACCAAGAGATCACGTTAAACCCATTACAGGTTGTAAGGATGACAAAGCAATTCCTTTGTTGCATGGAGAATCTCAACAAACTGATGGTCAAAAAAAAGTTCAACATTCTGTTGGAAGCAATGCTGTCTCCCAGG GGGCCGATGATGGAATGGCCACTGGATTGGAGAACTTATCATCTCATATGGGTTCACTTGCATTGACAGAAATGGAATGGATCACGAGCAATCAAATGGAGGCATCAACTGTTGTTACTCATGACTCAAAGCACAGGAATTTTCAGAATCTAGAATCTGAAGTCAGTTTGAGGTCTGATGGTGGGATTACTTCTTTATTGTCAAAGAGAACCACTGCTGTTCAGGATCAGCTGCACCAGTTCAGCAGAAACTTTTTAAGCCAGCCTGCCACTCAGTCTTCAGTTATTGGGTCATCGTGTGCTACCTCAACATCTGTCCATTCAACTTCAGCACCCATGCTAAATTTAACAACCTGTAGCTCTCACCTGCATCGAGATAGCGGTTCTCATGTGGCAGTTGAACCTTTGGGAGATTTTAATATGCAATCTCAAAACATAAATCAGGGAAATGTGGTGCAGCTATCAAATCCTTCACCAAAGGACACCAGTGGAATGTTAATTGAACAGAAAGCCCTTGCAGGCAAAGCTTCTAACTGTGCTATTGATACCCAAATGGAAGTGAAGGAATATGACCAGTCTAAGGAGCAACAAGGCAGAGTAACAAAAGAAAGTAACATTCCTGAAAACCCTCCCCTGCTTGATAGCTCAACTAAAGGGAAAGGATATGTAGGTGATGTTACCAATATACAATCTCAGGCTCCCTTGTCCAAAAGCTCATCTTCAGATATGAAGTTGGAGCCTTCTAAATCAGAAAAACAAGAGAGGGCTGCAAGTGGGAAAGGTGCATCAGCTCCTCGTAAAAGGAATTATGATCAGGACTTGTTCTTCAAAGTCAATGGCAAGCTCTATCAAAGGCTTGGAAAGATAGGTAGTGGAGGAAGCAGTGAGGTCCACAAAGTTATCTCATCGGACTGTACAAtctatgcattaaaaaaaatcaagctcaaaggtcgTGATTACGCAACTGCATTTGGTTTCTGTCAAGAAATTGAGtatttaaataagttgaaagGAAAGAACAACATTATACAGCTGATTGACTATGAG GTGACAGATAAGGCTTTGCTCCATGAAGTGATGAATGGTTCCATGAGTAATAAAGATGGCAGAGTCAAGGATGATGGGTATATATACATGGTACTTGAATATGGGGAAATTGATTTGGCGCACATGCTATCCCAGAAGTGGAATGAAATGGATGGCTCCTATCAGACCATAGATCAGAATTGGCTCCGCTTCTACTGGCAG CAAATTCTTCAGGCTGTAAATACTATACATGAGGAACGTATAGTGCACTCTGATCTGAAGCCAGCTAATTTCCTTCTTGTCAAGGGTTCCCTAAAGCTGATAGATTTTGGGATTGCCAAAGCCATAATGAGCGATACCACCAACATCCAAAGGGATTCACAG GTGGGTACACTGAGCTACATGTCTCCTGAGGCATTCATGTGCAATGAAAATGATGCAAATGGAAACACCATAAAGTGTGGTCGGCCATCAGACATCTGGTCCCTTGGCTGCATCCTTTATCAAATGGTATATGGCAGGACCCCCTTTTCTGAGTACAAGACATTCTGGGCCAAGTTCAAAGTTATAACAGATCCAAATCATGAGATTACGTATGGACCGGTTTCTAATCCTTGGCTTCTTGATCTTATGAAAAAGTGTCTTGCATGGGACCGTAACGAAAGGTGGAGGATTCCCCAACTGCTTCAGCACCCTTTCCTTGTTCCCCCTGTTCCACCCCAGCTATCATCTTTTAAAGACCAAAACTGTAAACTACTTCAACTTATAGCTGAAACTAGTTCTAATGACCATGAAGCATCAATGCTATGCTGTCAGATCCAACAACTGCTTAGCGACCCAGTTCAGCCAGTAGCATCTCAGTTACTAACGTCACGAGAGCAACAATGCAAGTCACTCTCCCAAATGTCAAAACTTTGCTTTCTGCTTCAGGAACGTTTAGCAAACTCagagagaaaaattgaagaTCTGGGAATGTAA
- the LOC115961665 gene encoding protein ALP1-like: MQFIYILPGWEGSAVDSRVLRDAISRRSGLKVPQGYYYLCDAGYTNGEGFLAPYRAQRYHLNDWRQGRQPTSPKEFFNMKHSSARNIIERAFGLLKGRWAILRSRSFYPIKTQCWIISACALLHNYIRREMSLDPEENSPLSDNSDAQELDGEHIRYVETSDAWSDWRDKLAEEIYEQWRASRH, translated from the exons ATGCAATTTATCTATATATTGCCTGGTTGGGAGGGTTCAGCTGTAGATTCTAGAGTTTTGAGGGATGCAATTTCTAGGAGAAGTGGATTGAAAGTCCCTCAAG GTTACTACTACTTGTGTGATGCTGGTTACACCAACGGTGAGGGATTTCTTGCACCTTATAGAGCACAAAGATATCACCTAAATGATTGGAGGCAAGGTCGCCAACCTACTTCTCCTAAAGagttttttaatatgaaacactCTTCTGCTAGGAATATCATTGAGAGAGCCTTTGGCCTACTAAAAGGAAGATGGGCAATACTTAGGAGTAGATCATTTTATCCAATCAAGACCCAATGTTGGATCATTTCAGCTTGTGCACTACTCCACAATTATATAAGAAGAGAGATGTCACTTGACCCTGAAGAGAACTCTCCCTTGTCTGACAACTCAGATGCTCAAGAGTTGGATGGTGAGCATATAAGGTATGTGGAGACATCTGATGCATGGAGTGATTGGAGAGATAAGTTGGCTGAAGAAATTTATGAACAATGGAGGGCCTCTAGGCATTGA